The following is a genomic window from Haloarcula sp. DT43.
CGAGGTCACGCAGGACCGTCTCGACGCTCTCCCCGCCGGCGACGACGCGGTCGACGACCGGTCCCACGTCGTGCTGTGGCGGCACCTTGCTCGCGACGCGCTCGAACTGGTCGGCGTGGTGGTCGAAGGCATAGAGGGCGGCGGCCATCGCGTCCCGCTCGTGGTCGTTGTCGTAGCCCTCCTCGCGGGTCCGGTGTTTCTTCTCGTCGACCGGGAGGTCGGTGTCGGGCTCCCAGCCGGCGGCGCTAAAGGAGCGCCGGAGCTTCTCGACGGTCTCCGGCATCGGCGTCACGTCGGCGGCGACGACGACGGGCCGGCCGCGCTCGATTATCCACTCCGTCGTCGCGGCGGTGTCGTCGGTCCGCGAGGAGTACACGTCGAGCACGGTGCCGTCGAGGGAGACGATGGCGACGGCCGTCGTCGTCCCGGGGTCGACGCCGACGATGACGTGGTCGCGCCGCTTCGCCAGCGGCTTGAACTCGATGCCGTCGCGGCGCTGGCGCTCGATTTCGACGCGCGTGTCGCCCGACCGCGCCCTCGACACCGGGATGTCCTGCGGTCGCGCCGACACCCGGAACACGGCGTTGGAGAAGCCGCCGTACTTCTCGGTCACGTCCCGCTCGTACTCCAGGCCGGCGGCGTCCAGATCCGACTCGACCTCGCGGGCGCGCTTCTTGACCGCGCCGTGGATGCGCCGCGTGTAGCGGTCCTCGGACCAGCCGCCCTTGCCCGTTGAGCGGCCCCGGGAGACCTTCACTTCCGTCGTGTCGGTGAAGGCCGACACCTCCTGGCCGACGTTGGCGGCGGCCAGCCGGGCGGCGGCCTCGGCCTCCTCCATCGGGTCCTTGCCGTAGGGGACGCCGTGGCGCTTGGCGACCCGCGAGAGCGGTTCGGGCCGTTCGTCGCCGGTCACCTGCACCAGTTTCGTCTCGTCGGGGAGCGAGCCCAGGACGTGAATCAGGGCGTCCTTGTCCTCGGCGAGTTCGTACATGTTGTCCGTCGCGACGATGGCCGGCGCCTCGGCCTCGATGCGCCGGCGGAGCTTCCGCCGCGAGACCACGTCTCGCTCGACTGATTCCCCGTCGAAGACCACCAGCGCGTACGACGGCGCGTCGCCGCGCACGTCGCCGCTCTGGATGTCGACACCGAAGACGACCGCGTCGAGCGCTGCCGTGCGGTTCACGGGCCACAGTAGGCGACGGTCGATTATAAATCCGTTCCGAGCACGCACGGTCGTATTTTCCTTTCGCACGAATCGGTAGACTACGCGTGGACAACCGCCAGAAAGCCCCGACTGTCTCGACTCGGGGGGCTCGCTGCGCGCTTCCCTCGCTTCGCTCGGTCCAGTGCTTGCGTCGCCCGCCGTCGCCGAGACAGTCGCCCCTTTCAGTCCCACCCGAAACTGGTTGTTCAGCCGGCATGGACGGGACTTTTCGGCTGTTCGCACCACAATCGTCTCGAAACCACCGCCAATCGGTGACCCCAACGCCTCTTACCCCGGCGGTCGGACGGTCCGGTATGTCTGCACCGCGGTCCACAGTAGCTCACTCCCGGGAGGGGACGCTGCGTGCCCACTGAACGCGAGAAGATGCTCGCGGGCGAGCGCTACGACCCGAGCGACCCCGCCCTCGTCGCCGCTCGCGAGCGCGCCAACGAACTCACCCGCGAGTACAACGAGACCGATCCGGCCGACGCCGCCGCGAGACGCGACCTCCTCGCGGATCTGTTCGGCACCGTCGGCGCGGACCCGCACGTCGAGCCACCCTTTCGGTGTGACTACGGCGAGAACATCCACGTCGGGGACGGCTTCTACGCGAACTTCGACTGCGTCGTGCTGGACGTGTGCCGGGTCGAGGTCGGCGACGACTGCCTGCTCGGGCCGGGTGTCCACATCTACACCGCGACCCACCCGCTCGCCCCGGATGAGCGGCGCAGCGGGGCCGAGTACGGGAAGCCGGTGACTATCGGCGACAACGTCTGGGTCGGCGGGCAGGCCGTCATCAATCCGGGCGTCACAATCGGCGACGACGCCGTCGTCGCCTCCGGCGCGGTCGTCACCGACGACGTGCCGGCCGGCGTCGTCGTCCAGGGGAACCCCGCCTCTGTCGTTCGGGAACTCGACGAGTGAGGCCGCTGTCGCCGCGGTCGCGCCTCCCCGGCGCGGGGTTCTTCGCGCTGTGGCACGTACCGCCTGTATGGACGCGACAACCGACCGCGGCGTTCAGACGGTCGAGACGCGCGACGAACTCGACGACGTGGTGGCGACGGCCGACCGCGCGCTGGTGATGGTCCGGACGACCGGCTGTACCATCTGCAAGTCGATGGAGCCGATACTCGACATCGCCGCGAAGGCGACCGACGCCGCGGTGGTCGTGTTCAACCCGGAGACCGACCTCGACGCCGTCGCGGCCTTCGGCGTCCGGAGCGTTCCCACGTTCCTGCTGTTTGCCGACGGGGACCTCGTCGACCGCCGCGCCGACGGGTTCGTGCCGGCCGAGGACCTGATACAGTTCGTCGAGACGGGGCCGTAGGGATGCCCTGTCACACCCCGACAACACTTTTGCCCCCGCTCGTCGAAGCGGTCCGTCGATGGCCCTCCAAATCGGCTCCGCCCTCGAAGAGGCGGGGTACCGGCTGTTCAGTCGTACCGGCGCGATACTGCTCGGGGCGTTTCTCGCCCTGTTGCTAGGCTTTCAGGCACTGTTTAACACGATTTTAGCGACGGTCTACGCGAGGCTTGGGTACGGCGAACTCGGCGCGGCCCTGCCGCTCACGCTCGACATCCCGCTGTCGCTCGCCGGTGCCGGCGTCGTCGTCGGCTCCGTCGTCTCGCTGTATCTCACTATCGTCTCCTTCCGGACGTTCGTCGCCGAAGCCCGCGACGGGTTCCCCGACGGGGCGTTCACGCGGAACGTCCCGCTGGCGATGGTGAACGTCCTGGTCGGCGGCCTCGTCTACGGCCTGCTCGTGTTCGTCGGGTCGCTCCTGCTCCTGATTCCGGGCATCTTCGCGTACGTCGTGTTCATCTTCATGATGCCGTACGTCATCGTCGAGGACCGGAACTTCGTCTCGGCGCTCAAGCAGAGCTACCGGCTGAGCGAGGGCAACCGCCTGGCGCTTTTCGGCCTGCTGTTCATCGTCGTCGCCGTCGCGGCGCTGGTCGGTGGAGTCGTCGGCCTGGTCGGCGCGCTGGCACTGCCGGGCCCGGCCTCGCAGCTGCCGACCGTCGTCATCCAGCCGCTGGTGTCGCTGTACAGCACCGCGGTCATCGCGGTCGCGTTCGAGCAACTCCGCGGGACCGACGGGGCCGCCCCGTCAGCCCCGAGCGGGGACGGCACGCCGACGACGGTCTGACGGCGTCGCCTGCCGGCCCGCGACGGTGGCGGACCGTGACTGTCTTGCCTATCCGGTTTCCTACCGGGAGCAATGCGACGGCATCGGGTCGGGACGAGTCTGTACGCCGGCGTGTTGTTCGTCGTCCTCGGCGTGCTGGCGTGGGCGAGCGGCCAGCCGTTCGTCTTCCCCAGCCTCGGCCCCTCGGCGTTCGTCCTCGCGTTCCACCGGGACGGCGACCGGACGGGGCTGCCGAGCGTCGTCGCCAGCCACTTCATCGGCGGCCTCGCGGGGCTGGTCGCGTACGCCCTGCTGGCCGGCGGCGTCTCGCTGGTCGCGGACCCGACCGCGTTCTCGACGGCCGGCCTCCGTCTGGTCGCGAGCGCGACGCTATCGCTCGTCGTGACCAGTTGGGGGATGATTGCGACCGACACCGTCCACGCGCCGGCCTGTGCGACGACGCTCATCGTCTCCCTGGGACTGCTCTCGACGCCGCTGCAGGTCGCGGTCATCGTCGTCAGCGTCGGCGTCCTCGTCGCGTTCCACACGCTCGCGCTGTCCGCCTACCACCGAGCGACCGCGTCGTCACGACCGGCCCCGGTCGACGGCTGATCGGTCACTCCTCGGACAACTGGACGGTCAACACCGGCACCGGCGACTCCCGGACGACCGTCTCCGCGACGCTCCCGATGAGATAGTGGTCCAGTCCGGTCCGTCCGTGGGTCCCCATGACGACGAGGTCCGCCGGAATCTCCGTGACTGCGTCGACGATTTCGCTCTTCGGGACCCCCTCTCGCTGCGTGGTTTCGACCGACACGCCGTCGGGGAGCTCTGCGACGGTCGCCTCGATGGCCTCCGCGGCGCGCTCGCGCTCCGCGTCCAGCCAGGCATCGGCCGAGAGGCCGCTCGACGGACTCTCGAACCGGTTGCGGGTGTCGACGACCGAGAGCACGTGGACCGTCGCGTCGAACCGGCCCGCAATCGTTCCGGCGTGGCGCGCCGCCGCGCCGATACCGTCGCTGCCGTCGGTCGGGAGGAGCACCGTCTCGTACATCGGCTCAGACGCCTCCCGTCGCCATCAGGAACAGCGCGGCGGCGATGACTGCGAACAGCCCGCCGACGAACTTCTTGATGGTCCCGGTGTCCAGTGCGGTCGAGACGTACGGCGCTATTTGGCCGCCGGTGACGGTCGCGGGCACGGTCCAGACGACCATGTTCCACGGCGTCGACGCGAGGTCGATGGAGTGAGCGCCCGGGACGAGGCCGCCGCCGAAGACGTGGACCAGCGAGGCCAGGACCGCCGTCAGCGCCACGACGATGTGGTTCGTGCCGATGGCGACCCGGACGGGGACATCCGTTCGGAGCATCGAGATGATGCCCAGTTCGCCGACGCCGAAGCCGGCCAGTCCCTGGAAGACGCCGCCGATGCTGTAGTTGGCGAAGCGTTCGAGGTAGCCGCCGCGCGTGTAGCCGTAGTCGTTGCCGTCGCGGTCGACACGGGTGACCGCTCCGTCGTCGGCCGTCTCAACGCCGGCCGGCCCGAGCTTGTTCGCATCGTCGGGCAGGGTCCTGTCGCCGCCGTCGGCCGACACGTCGGGGTCGCTGTCGCCCGCCTCGCCCGGCTCCTCGTGGCCGAGGTCGGCCTTGAAAAGCAGGTACGACGCCGCAAGCAGTGCGATGCCCAGCAGCGCGTGAAACAGCGGCTCGGGGATGACAAACGACAGCAGCGCGCCCGCGACCACGAAGGGCACGCTCCCGACGACGAGGCTCAGCGCGAGCCGCCGGTCGACGAGCCCGTACTGGATGAACGCCAGCGCCGAACTGGAGAGGCCGAACGACTCGCTGATGAGGCCGACTTTCACCAGCGTCTCCGGGGTCAGCGTCTCCCCGGCGAGCACCGGGAAGACGAAGATGAGAAACGGGACGAACAGCGCCGACCCGCTGATACCGACCGTGTTGACGATGGTGGCACCGGTGACGAAGGCGATGCAGAGCCACCAGTACTCGAACCAGTAGTCGCTTCCCGCGTCCGCGGGCGTCGGCGCGGCGGTGTACACGCCGACGACGAACAGCAGCGGTGCCAGGAAGACGAAGACGTGCTGGTACTTGAGAAACCCCTTCTGGAGTCGACTAGACGGTGACGACGTTGTCATTGACGCGTGCGCACAGGATTGTGAACTATCGCTTAAAGCCCTTGTTGTCTGTATTTATACCAAAAATGATGGGGTTTAGCGCCGAAACGTCCGAAAGCGCACGACCCGTCCGCTGCCCTAATATCCCTAATATTTATTTCACAGGCCGTGGTAACACCTAGCGTCATGAGTTTTCCACAGGGACCGATGGAGTCGGGCGGCCGGTCGAGTTACGACGAAGACGCCAGCGACGCCGCTGACGGCGGGCTCTTCGGACCCCTGCGCCGCTTCTCGAAGCGGTGGTCCCGCCGCTACGTCGAGATGCGCGTCGACGCGCTCGCCAGCCGCCGGGACTGAGCGGTTCGGCCCGTTCCGGAAAAGGACTATACCGCCCCCGCCGCAGGGACGGGTATGGATATCGACAGCATCGCCGTCCACGAGTCGGTCGCGAAGGCCTGTCCGCCCGAGTCGATGGTCGCCGCGCTCCGGGGCGAGGTTCCCGTCGAGACTGTCGGCGACGACGCCGCTTTCGGTGCCGGTGACTGCGTCGTCACGTTCTCACCGCGGGACGCGTTTCTGGACGCCGCCTGGGTCCACGGCGTCCGCGCCGGCTACGACGAGTTCGACGTGGCCGCCTACGAGGCCGCCGGGACGGCGCTGACAAACAGCACCGGCATCCACGGCGACACCGTCCCGGAGACCGTCGTCGGCTACCTGACGGCGTTTGCCCGCCGGCTGCACGTCTACCGGGACCGCCAGGGCGACCGCGACTGGACCCACGAACCGTACGAAGCGCCGTTCACGCTGGCCGGCGAGCGGGTGTGCGTGGTCGGCCTGGGGACGATTGGCCAGGGCGTCGCCGACCGGGCGGCCGCGCTCGGGATGGATGTCGTCGGTGTCCGCCGCTCGGGCGACCCCGTAGAGAACGTCGAGCGCGTGTACACGCCCGACGAACTGGCCGCCGCCGTCGCCGACGCCCGCTTCGTCGTGCTGTGCTGTCCGCTCACCGAGGCGACCGAAGGGATGGTCGACGCCGCGCTCCTCGAAGCGATGCGGGACGACGGCTACCTCGTCAACGTCGCCCGGGGCCCCGTCGTCGTCGAAGACGCGCTGCTGGCCGCGCTCGAGGAGGGGTCGGTCGCGGGGGCGGCTCTCGACGCCCACTGGGCGGAACCGCTGCCGGAAACGCACCCGCTCTGGGACCACGAGTCGGTCATCGTGACGCCACACGTCGCCGCATTCACGAACCGGTACCACGAGGACGTCGCGGCCCTCGTCCGGGAGAACCTCGACCGGACCGCCCGCGGCGAGTCGCTCCGGAACCGCGTCGCCTGAGCTCCTAACGGCCGGTCAGGTGCCTTCGACCAGCCGCTCTAGCTGCTCGGGCGGGACCGCGCCGCGGGCGGCGTGGCCGTCGTAGGCGAACGTCGGGACGCCGGTGACGCCCTGGCGCTTGGCCGCCGTGAACTGCTCGCGGACCTCGGACCGGAGGGCGTCGTCGTCGAGCGCCGACCGGATTTCCCCGCCCTCGACGCCCGCGTCCTCGGCCAGGTCGACCAGCAGGTCCGCGTCCCCGATGTCCCGGCCGTCCTGCCACAGCGCGTCGAAGACGGCCACGTCGAAGGCCAGCCACGTCTCGTAGTCGTAGTGCTCCTTGACGTAGTAGGAGGCGACCTGAGCTGGCAGGGAGTCGATGTCGGTGGCGATGTCCAGGTCCATCTCCACGCCGTACTTCTCCTGGAGCCGTCGCACGCCCTGTTTGGCCTGCTCGTAGTAGTCCTCGTCCTTGCCGTCGTCGACGGAGTGGTCGATGGTGCCGTCGGGGTTTCGCTTCCCGCTCCGGAGGTCGAAGGGATGCCAGTCAATCTCCAGTTCGTCTTCGCGCGTCGACTGGTACTGCCTGAGCGACTCGCGTCCGAGGTAACAGAACGGGCAGACGTAGTCCGAGAAGACCGTAATCCGCTCGCTCGACTGTGTCTCACTCATACGCTCGGATATGCGTCGCTCGGGGTTAAACGCAGCCACCGTCTGTGTCGGACCGGCGCACGACCGACCTTCGCTACGCCTCGGCGTCGACGGCCGCGTGGACCGTCTCGACGCGCGAGACGAGGTCGTCGTCGGTCGCCCCGAACAGCAGCGCGCGCCCGTCGATACCCACGCCCTCGCGGCCGACGACGGCCACGAGCGGGTCGTTGCTGGCCCCGAACGCACGGTCGACTCCCCAACGGGCCGCGGCGTCGGCGACCCCGTCCGGTCGCTCGTCCGGGTCGTACGCGGCGACCGGGCCGTCGAGCGAGTCCAGCGCGGCCTCGACGGCGCCGGTCAGCCGGCAGTCGGCCACGAACCGGAGCGCGGGGTCGTGCTCCCGGGCGGCAAGCAGGGCACGGGCTCCCGTCGTCGACGCGCCGAAACGGACGCCGCGGTTCGGCCGGACGCCGTCCACCGTGCGGGCGATGCGGCCCTCGACGGCGGCGACCGCGTCCGGCGTCTCCGCGTACGGCGTCGCGCCGGCGACGGTCAGCCCGCGGTCGGGGACCAGCGGCGACACGTCCGCCTCGACCAGCGCCGACACGGCTCGTTCGACGGCCTCGCTCGTCGGCCCCCGCGCGGCGTCGTCGCGCGTCTCGACGAGGTGGTGGACCGCCCCCGGGCCGTCGCCCACGTCGACGTTGTACCGGACCGCGCTCGCGAGCAGGTCGATGCCGTTCCCGACCGCCGCCGACAGGGCCTCGCCCTGTGCCAACCGCGTCGCAATCGCCGAGGAGAGCGTACAGCCGGAGCCGTGGGTGGCCTCAGTGTCGACGCGGTCGTGGCGGAACGTCGTCACCCCGTCCCCGGTCACGAGGGTGTCGACGACGGCCGCGCCCGGGACGTGGCCCCCCTTCACGAGCGCGCTGTCGGCCCCCATCTCGACGAGGTCCCGCCCCGCCCGCCGCGCGGCCTCGGGGTCGTCGACCTCGTGGCCGGTCAGGACCGCGGCCTCGTCGGCGTTCGGCGTGACGACCGCCGCTTCGGCGATGAGGGCCTCGTAGGCGTCCTCCGCCTCGGGTGCCAGGAGCCGGTCGCCCGAGGTCGCCACCATCACCGGGTCGACGACGAGGTTCGGCAGGTCGGTGGCGTGGTCGACGACCAGGTCGACGACCTCGCTGGCCGCGAGCATTCCCGTCTTGACCGCCGCTACGTCGAAGTCGTCCACGACGGCCGCTATCTGGGCCTCGATTTCCCCGACCGGAAGCAGGTGCTGGCTCTGTACCCCCGTCGTGTTCTGCGCCGTGACGCTCGTTATCGCGCTGGTCCCGAAGCCCCCACAGGCCTCGATGGTCTTGAGGTCGGCCTGGATACCGGCCCCGCCGCCGGAGTCGCTGCCGGCGACGGTCAACACGACTGGCGGCGTCACTGGTGAGTCCGCTCGCGTCATGTTCGCTGGCTCCACCGGCGACTACATATCGGTGCTGATATCACAACTGGATTCTACCACAATCGAATCCTAGTATGCTAATAATACTCCATATCACATTCGAGAAAGGCTTATGTAGCGCTGTGTCGGATGTGCCCTCGTACCACAATGGAACCAGCGTCGCGCGATACTACCGACTCCGACGAGCAGTACGGCAGCTTCACCACCGGCGGCGGCGACGTCGTCGTCTACGACACGGAGAACCCGACCGCGTGGCTCCAGTCGAGCTACGCGGTACAGGTCGGCTGCTCTCCGGAGCGAAACTCGGCCTGAGACTTCTACCCGACCGATATCATCGCGATACCGACGATAGCCAGCCCCGCGGCGGCCAGCCGCGCCCGGAAGTGCGACTCGTCGAGGAGGACGGCCCCTAGAACGACGGCGACGATGGCCTGGCCGTTGACGATGGGCGAGACGATACTCGCCGGGAGCTGCTGGAAGGACAGCAACACGATGTGGTTCGCGTAGGCGACGAACAGCGACGCGACGACGAACTTCGGGAGGTCCGCGCGCCACCCCGACGGGACTTGGTACCGGAACGAAAGCGGCGTCATCAGCGCGGCGATGCCGACGGCCATCACCGGGATGTAGGTCGTCGGCGCGATGGCCAGTTCCTGCATCAACACCCGCTTGCCGACGTCCACGAACGCGAACGACGCGGCCGACAGCAGCGCCAGCTGGGCGGGCCGTGACTGCCAGGCCCGTTCCAGCGGTGCCAGCAGCGCCGTCCCCTGCCAGTTGGCGACGTAGACCGCGGTGGTCGCCACGGCGACGCCGCCGACCTGCAGGGGCGTGAGGTGCTGGCCGAGCAGGCCGACCTCCAGGGGCAACACGAACACGGGGACGAGCTTGCTGATGGGGGAGACGTAGGAGACTTCGCCGACGCGAATCGCCCGAAAGAGGGTGAGCAACCCCACTGCCGTCACGCCCGTCACGGCGAGCACCGACGCGAGGACGTTGGCGCGGTTGCCCGCGGGGAGGAACGGCTCGCCGCTGACGAAGACGAACGGGAGGTACACGACGGGGACCAGGCTGTAGGTAATCAACAGGAACACCGGCGACGGGTACTCGGTGAACCACCGCTTCATGACGAACAGGTACACACCGAACACCAGCGCCGACAGGACGGCGTAGGCGATTCCGACGTTCACGGTTGACAACGACCGGCCGACGCTGATAACTGTTCCTGTCAGGGCTCGCGCCGTCGGGCGAGCAGGGCCGCGAGCAGGGCCGCGAGCAGGGCCGCGAGGGCCGAGAAGCCGTCGCCCGTTCCGCCGGTGGTCCGCGCCTCCGTGGTCGTCGGCGTCCGTGTCGGTTCGGCCGTCCCCGTCGAGACGGTCACGTCGACCGCCATCGTGGTCTGGCCGTCACCCGCCGACAGCGAGACGGTTCCGGGGTCGTCGAGGGTGACCGTTCGAACGACCGTCCTCGTCGTCTGTGGCGGGAGGTACAGCCGCTGTTCGGCGAACACGACGCCGTCCCGGCGGAACACGACCGCCGCCGTTCCGGGGATGTCGTGTTGGTTTGCGACGGTCGCGGCCACGTCGACCCTGCCGCCCTGCCCGAGTTCGCGCGGACTAGCGCTGACGCCGGTCACGCTGGCCGCCGCCGGGTCCGAGACGACGACCGTGACGGTGTCGCCGTCGACGCTGACCACGTACCGGCCGGGGGCGGCGAACGTGTGTGTCAGCTCGACCTCGGTCCGCTCGCCCGCGTCGAGCCGGCCCTGTCGCGCCGCGACGACGGTGCCGTTGACCGCGAGCGTCGCGTTGTACGCCCCCGCCTCGCCGCCGGCGTTCTCGACGACCGCGTTGACGGCGAGCGTCTCGTTTCTCACCAGCCGAATCGGCTCGCTCCCGCCGACCGGCGCGTTCGACCGGTAGAGGCTATCCACGCGGTAGGCGGCATCGCGGTCCGGCGGCGGCAGACTGTACCCTATCCGGGCGGGAATCGAACCGAACAGCCGCCGGTGTGTCGTCTCGTTCCACATCGTCACCGCCGTCGCCGTCTCCGTCTCCGTCGCGGTCGCGTCCCGGACGCCCGGGCCGCCGGCGGCCTCGACCTCGGCGAGGAACTGCGACTGCGTGACCGGGTCGCGGTAGCCGTTCAGCGACTGGAACACGGTCTGGAGCGTCCGGTTGCGGCCGGTCGCCGAGCGGACGTGGACGTCGGCCCGCCCGGCGACCAGCGCGCCCTTCCTGTAGTTCGCGTCGTCCGTCCAGGTCGCCCGGTCCGTCAGCGCCACGTCGCTGTAGACCGGGCGGCCGCCCACCGCGAGCTGGGCCCGGAACTCGTCGAACCCGATTCGGTCCTGTTCCAGCGTCAGCGCGGCGGCGTAGTACGTCGCCCAGCCCTCGACCGTCCACCGGGTCCCCGGGGTCGTCTCGTAGGCCTGCCGGCTGTGGACGTACTCGTGGAGCCAGACGTTGTTGGCGGTGGCAAGCGACTGCCGGGACTGGACCCACATGTCCGCGTCGCCTATCTGGTACCCCTCGACACCCCAGTCGACGGCCTCGGACGGCGCAGCGACGACGAACACGTGCCTGTCACGGTCCCCGACCCGGAGCGCGTTCGACGCGTTCGTCATCGAGTCGAGGACGGAAATCGGCGAGGCCGCCATCGTCGCCCGCTCGGGCACGGCCAGCGTGAACGTCTGGTTGTGCGCCGTCTCCTCGAAAGTCGCTACCTCGCCGAGGTAGACGATTTCCTCGCCGGCCGCCCCCGGACCCGCCGTCCTGACCGTCCGGTTGTACCCGACCGGCTCCCGGCCGGTGTAGCGCCAGCGCGTCGGCGTCAGCGACCGGGTCAACAGCGCCCACTCGCCCGTGTCGACGCTGAGATACCGCCCCTCCGCGCCCTCCGGGCCGCTCTTCTCGATTGTCCGGTTCGGGTTGACGCGGTAGCTAATCGTCGCCGTCCCCGGCGTCTCGTCCCACTCGTAGGCGGACTCGTTGACGCGGTCGAACCCGTCGGTGCCGGTCACCGTCGCCGCCGCCGGGACGTGCGTCTCCAGGCCGACGACGCGGTCCGGGATGGCGTAGCTCAGCGTCACCGCGACTTCGCCCGGCTGGGACTGGACACGCGCGTAGGTCTGTGTCTGCCGGATTACGTCACCGCCGTCGGTTTGGGTCACGTTCGACGCGACAGTCCCCACGCTGGCGGCTGTCGCGGCCCCCGCACCGGTTGTGTCCCCCCGCCCCCGCGCCCGTCGCCGGTGCGTGTCGGCGCTTCCCGTCCGGACCGCTGGGTCGGTCGCCGCCGGTCGACCCGCTTCGACCGCCGCGCTGGCCGCCCCTCCCGTCGCTGTTCCGGCTCGTGGCGCACACTTCTCGCCGTCTAACCCGGCCGCCGTACCGGCGCTGGTCCCAGCCGCCGCGGCGCGGTCTGTGGCCGCTGCCGCCGGGAGCGGCGTGATTCCCCCACCGAGGAGAAGGACCACGAGTCCGACGGCCACCACCCGCCGGGGTAGAACGAACATTGCCAACAGTTATCGCCGCATGGTTGAAATAGTTGACCGCCAATCATGGGTTGTGGTATCACGAAACAACTGCTGTCTCGGGCGGTCGCACCCGAAACTTCACACGACGGCAGCAATTCGGTCGGCCGTATGCGACGCCTACTGCCGGTCGGAACACAGCAGTCGCTCGCCACGGCGCTTCCACGAGAACCGTTGCCAGTCAGGAGTTCAGGCGACGTTGAAACCTTTGTCGCGGAGGAAATCCTCGACGCGGCCCGTGTGATTGCCCTGGAGCTCTATCTGCCCGTCCTCGACGGTGCCACC
Proteins encoded in this region:
- the thiD gene encoding bifunctional hydroxymethylpyrimidine kinase/phosphomethylpyrimidine kinase, with the protein product MTRADSPVTPPVVLTVAGSDSGGGAGIQADLKTIEACGGFGTSAITSVTAQNTTGVQSQHLLPVGEIEAQIAAVVDDFDVAAVKTGMLAASEVVDLVVDHATDLPNLVVDPVMVATSGDRLLAPEAEDAYEALIAEAAVVTPNADEAAVLTGHEVDDPEAARRAGRDLVEMGADSALVKGGHVPGAAVVDTLVTGDGVTTFRHDRVDTEATHGSGCTLSSAIATRLAQGEALSAAVGNGIDLLASAVRYNVDVGDGPGAVHHLVETRDDAARGPTSEAVERAVSALVEADVSPLVPDRGLTVAGATPYAETPDAVAAVEGRIARTVDGVRPNRGVRFGASTTGARALLAAREHDPALRFVADCRLTGAVEAALDSLDGPVAAYDPDERPDGVADAAARWGVDRAFGASNDPLVAVVGREGVGIDGRALLFGATDDDLVSRVETVHAAVDAEA
- a CDS encoding DUF7331 family protein is translated as MEPASRDTTDSDEQYGSFTTGGGDVVVYDTENPTAWLQSSYAVQVGCSPERNSA
- a CDS encoding DsbA family oxidoreductase; protein product: MSETQSSERITVFSDYVCPFCYLGRESLRQYQSTREDELEIDWHPFDLRSGKRNPDGTIDHSVDDGKDEDYYEQAKQGVRRLQEKYGVEMDLDIATDIDSLPAQVASYYVKEHYDYETWLAFDVAVFDALWQDGRDIGDADLLVDLAEDAGVEGGEIRSALDDDALRSEVREQFTAAKRQGVTGVPTFAYDGHAARGAVPPEQLERLVEGT
- a CDS encoding sugar O-acetyltransferase, whose product is MPTEREKMLAGERYDPSDPALVAARERANELTREYNETDPADAAARRDLLADLFGTVGADPHVEPPFRCDYGENIHVGDGFYANFDCVVLDVCRVEVGDDCLLGPGVHIYTATHPLAPDERRSGAEYGKPVTIGDNVWVGGQAVINPGVTIGDDAVVASGAVVTDDVPAGVVVQGNPASVVRELDE
- a CDS encoding HPP family protein, which gives rise to MRRHRVGTSLYAGVLFVVLGVLAWASGQPFVFPSLGPSAFVLAFHRDGDRTGLPSVVASHFIGGLAGLVAYALLAGGVSLVADPTAFSTAGLRLVASATLSLVVTSWGMIATDTVHAPACATTLIVSLGLLSTPLQVAVIVVSVGVLVAFHTLALSAYHRATASSRPAPVDG
- the ddh gene encoding D-2-hydroxyacid dehydrogenase — protein: MDIDSIAVHESVAKACPPESMVAALRGEVPVETVGDDAAFGAGDCVVTFSPRDAFLDAAWVHGVRAGYDEFDVAAYEAAGTALTNSTGIHGDTVPETVVGYLTAFARRLHVYRDRQGDRDWTHEPYEAPFTLAGERVCVVGLGTIGQGVADRAAALGMDVVGVRRSGDPVENVERVYTPDELAAAVADARFVVLCCPLTEATEGMVDAALLEAMRDDGYLVNVARGPVVVEDALLAALEEGSVAGAALDAHWAEPLPETHPLWDHESVIVTPHVAAFTNRYHEDVAALVRENLDRTARGESLRNRVA
- a CDS encoding universal stress protein, whose translation is MYETVLLPTDGSDGIGAAARHAGTIAGRFDATVHVLSVVDTRNRFESPSSGLSADAWLDAERERAAEAIEATVAELPDGVSVETTQREGVPKSEIVDAVTEIPADLVVMGTHGRTGLDHYLIGSVAETVVRESPVPVLTVQLSEE
- a CDS encoding sulfite exporter TauE/SafE family protein; its protein translation is MTTSSPSSRLQKGFLKYQHVFVFLAPLLFVVGVYTAAPTPADAGSDYWFEYWWLCIAFVTGATIVNTVGISGSALFVPFLIFVFPVLAGETLTPETLVKVGLISESFGLSSSALAFIQYGLVDRRLALSLVVGSVPFVVAGALLSFVIPEPLFHALLGIALLAASYLLFKADLGHEEPGEAGDSDPDVSADGGDRTLPDDANKLGPAGVETADDGAVTRVDRDGNDYGYTRGGYLERFANYSIGGVFQGLAGFGVGELGIISMLRTDVPVRVAIGTNHIVVALTAVLASLVHVFGGGLVPGAHSIDLASTPWNMVVWTVPATVTGGQIAPYVSTALDTGTIKKFVGGLFAVIAAALFLMATGGV
- a CDS encoding thioredoxin family protein, producing the protein MDATTDRGVQTVETRDELDDVVATADRALVMVRTTGCTICKSMEPILDIAAKATDAAVVVFNPETDLDAVAAFGVRSVPTFLLFADGDLVDRRADGFVPAEDLIQFVETGP
- a CDS encoding DUF460 domain-containing protein, translating into MNRTAALDAVVFGVDIQSGDVRGDAPSYALVVFDGESVERDVVSRRKLRRRIEAEAPAIVATDNMYELAEDKDALIHVLGSLPDETKLVQVTGDERPEPLSRVAKRHGVPYGKDPMEEAEAAARLAAANVGQEVSAFTDTTEVKVSRGRSTGKGGWSEDRYTRRIHGAVKKRAREVESDLDAAGLEYERDVTEKYGGFSNAVFRVSARPQDIPVSRARSGDTRVEIERQRRDGIEFKPLAKRRDHVIVGVDPGTTTAVAIVSLDGTVLDVYSSRTDDTAATTEWIIERGRPVVVAADVTPMPETVEKLRRSFSAAGWEPDTDLPVDEKKHRTREEGYDNDHERDAMAAALYAFDHHADQFERVASKVPPQHDVGPVVDRVVAGGESVETVLRDLDDDGEDEDTTAHEPRELTDDEKEIKRLNARIERLESHVDDLKETIQQKNDQLSEKDRQLEKARSEGRREVRKDREVTRLQRRNDALERKVEAEQEKREALADKLDRLKALWKLDHSNFADVSEKQEGLTPVKVVEQFTKDAIADADERFGLVEDDIVMFRDASGAGRSTAQQLADIDPKVVLRNGNLSDVADQVLFDNEVPVAPAELVTVQEVDELAVARESEIEAAIEDWEDRAADRRKEQNAEMVDQIISEHRADRPTSEN